The proteins below come from a single Bacillota bacterium genomic window:
- a CDS encoding branched-chain amino acid ABC transporter permease, which produces MTFWVVQLLNGLAFSSLLFLLSVGFTLIFGLMRILKLTHGAFFALGGYVGLTVLQVTGNFYLAILAGGAAMTIIGLLQHKILLHRFHGIPLNQVLLTLGLWLIYDDIILVIWGGIPQRVPPPPLLEGAMSVFGTAFPKYRFALILLGVVVAIVVWLIIEKTKLGAVIRAGADNEEIARAMGINVNKVFIFAFGFGSFLAGIAGVLGAPLLGLEPATSSLILPLALVVVIVGGLGSLKGAMVGSLFVGLVDNFGRVLIPDFAYFTLFAPMALILIFRPQGMFGRK; this is translated from the coding sequence ATGACATTTTGGGTAGTTCAATTGTTGAATGGATTGGCATTTTCGTCTCTATTATTTCTGCTTTCTGTAGGTTTTACCTTGATTTTCGGTTTGATGAGAATCTTGAAGTTAACCCATGGCGCCTTTTTTGCTCTTGGAGGCTACGTTGGATTAACAGTTCTTCAGGTAACAGGTAATTTTTACCTGGCCATCCTTGCCGGTGGAGCAGCAATGACTATCATCGGCTTACTTCAGCACAAAATTTTACTTCATCGATTCCACGGTATTCCCCTGAACCAGGTCTTACTCACCCTTGGACTCTGGCTGATTTATGATGATATTATTTTGGTCATTTGGGGAGGAATCCCCCAGAGAGTTCCGCCACCACCACTTCTTGAGGGTGCCATGTCTGTCTTTGGCACTGCATTTCCCAAATATCGGTTTGCCCTTATTCTGCTTGGTGTCGTAGTTGCCATTGTCGTCTGGTTAATTATTGAAAAGACAAAGCTTGGTGCTGTTATCCGAGCAGGGGCGGATAATGAAGAAATTGCCCGGGCGATGGGTATTAATGTCAATAAAGTCTTTATTTTTGCTTTCGGTTTCGGCTCATTCCTGGCTGGTATCGCCGGTGTCCTTGGCGCTCCATTGCTCGGACTTGAACCGGCAACATCCAGTCTAATTCTTCCACTTGCCCTGGTTGTAGTCATCGTCGGGGGTTTGGGTAGCTTAAAGGGTGCAATGGTTGGAAGTCTATTCGTTGGCCTTGTGGATAATTTCGGCCGGGTATTGATTCCCGATTTTGCTTATTTTACACTTTTTGCGCCAATGGCCCTGATTCTTATTTTCAGACCACAGGGTATGTTTGGTCGAAAATAA
- a CDS encoding branched-chain amino acid ABC transporter permease, with translation MTTSMIAAIITKNKYKVIFLVAMLVLLVLAPQFVSRFTVTLITLCFVYSILAMSLDLLAGYMGYASLGHAAFFGVAAYSVAIANTKMGYSFLPSVIFSLAITIFLALIFGLLVSSLKGVQFTLVNLALGQVIWGVAYRWYNLTGGDDGLRGVARPEIGSLVLRGDSFYYFALIVFVVSLICLVMLVQSPFGQTIRGIKLSESRMRVLGYNVFLHKYLNYIIAGFFAGVAGILMVYFNTYIGPSSLEVFASASALLMVLVGGAGTLFGPIIGASFVVLLENFFSAQTERWMMIMGLLYVSVVLFLPGGIFGLFKNLINRIFSRKIQKPVSDSIDK, from the coding sequence GTGACAACAAGTATGATAGCTGCGATTATAACCAAAAACAAATACAAGGTGATATTCCTGGTTGCCATGTTAGTGTTACTGGTCCTGGCGCCCCAGTTTGTATCACGTTTTACCGTTACATTGATAACTCTATGTTTTGTTTATAGCATCCTGGCCATGAGCCTTGATTTACTGGCCGGTTATATGGGTTATGCCTCCTTGGGCCATGCTGCATTTTTTGGTGTAGCCGCTTACTCGGTGGCCATTGCAAACACAAAGATGGGGTACAGCTTTTTACCATCAGTAATATTTTCCCTGGCCATAACTATTTTTCTTGCCCTGATTTTTGGTCTCTTGGTTTCCAGTCTTAAAGGAGTTCAGTTTACCCTTGTGAACCTTGCCCTCGGTCAGGTAATCTGGGGTGTGGCTTATCGCTGGTATAATCTTACCGGTGGAGATGATGGACTTCGAGGTGTAGCCAGACCGGAAATCGGTTCACTGGTGTTACGAGGTGATTCATTCTATTATTTTGCATTAATTGTTTTTGTCGTATCGTTGATCTGCCTGGTCATGCTGGTTCAATCACCCTTTGGACAAACAATCAGGGGTATTAAACTCAGTGAATCACGAATGCGGGTTTTAGGCTATAACGTATTTTTACATAAGTACCTGAATTATATTATTGCCGGTTTTTTTGCCGGCGTAGCCGGGATATTAATGGTTTACTTCAATACTTATATAGGACCAAGTTCTTTGGAAGTGTTTGCTTCAGCTTCAGCGCTGTTGATGGTTCTGGTAGGCGGAGCCGGAACACTATTTGGTCCCATCATCGGTGCATCTTTTGTCGTTCTGTTGGAAAACTTCTTCAGCGCACAGACTGAAAGATGGATGATGATTATGGGTTTACTGTACGTATCAGTGGTGCTGTTTCTGCCCGGAGGAATTTTTGGTCTTTTCAAAAACCTGATTAACCGTATTTTTTCCAGGAAAATTCAGAAGCCTGTTTCTGATAGCATTGATAAATAG
- a CDS encoding ABC transporter substrate-binding protein gives MIKKMTVGLLVLLMVTALFAVAGCGGDTTTPPTEEPGENGEDLPVIKIGFLAPLTGTFAASGVDMRDGMLLYLFEKDSVLAGYKIEVVVEDTAGNPDVALTKARRLVEQENVDFLMGGLLASEGYALYEYAKDMEITYLAPIPSSETLTKGDVSDYFLRTGWSSAQPMMPLGEWMYENGYRKVVYIAMDYAFGYETAGGFQRAFENAGGEVVKKIWTPIGVPDFGPYLAEIAGMAGEIDAVVATIVGGDATRFIPAYAEYGLKDLLPLFGPGNLTDQSTMQTMGDECLGIITALHYTDGIDTPENKAYDQAFRNRYGRMNGYFNEGPYTGMMAFEATLEMVGENYNDPIAFAEAFRQIELIAPRGPMSIDDYNHPVYKVYISEVKRIDGILRNIPFDEIENVTQWGPYTPEEYMALPLYERD, from the coding sequence ATGATTAAAAAGATGACGGTTGGCTTGTTGGTTTTGCTAATGGTAACTGCGCTGTTCGCGGTTGCAGGATGTGGAGGAGATACAACAACACCTCCAACAGAAGAACCTGGTGAAAATGGCGAGGATCTTCCGGTAATTAAAATTGGCTTCCTTGCTCCGTTAACCGGGACTTTTGCAGCCAGTGGTGTTGACATGCGTGACGGTATGCTGCTTTACCTGTTCGAAAAAGACTCGGTTCTGGCTGGCTATAAAATCGAGGTTGTCGTTGAAGATACCGCCGGTAACCCTGATGTAGCTCTGACCAAGGCCCGTCGTTTAGTCGAACAGGAGAACGTTGATTTTCTGATGGGTGGTCTGCTCGCTTCAGAGGGATATGCTCTCTACGAGTATGCCAAAGATATGGAAATTACCTATCTGGCTCCAATCCCTTCATCTGAAACCCTGACCAAGGGCGATGTAAGCGACTATTTCCTGAGGACCGGATGGTCCAGTGCTCAGCCGATGATGCCCCTTGGCGAATGGATGTACGAGAATGGATACAGAAAAGTAGTTTATATCGCCATGGACTATGCCTTCGGTTATGAAACTGCCGGTGGATTCCAGAGAGCGTTCGAGAATGCCGGTGGAGAAGTAGTCAAAAAGATCTGGACTCCAATCGGTGTCCCCGACTTTGGTCCTTACCTGGCTGAGATTGCCGGGATGGCCGGTGAAATTGATGCTGTTGTTGCTACTATAGTCGGTGGTGATGCAACAAGATTTATCCCTGCTTATGCTGAATATGGTCTCAAAGATCTGCTGCCGTTGTTTGGCCCGGGTAACCTTACCGACCAATCGACTATGCAGACCATGGGTGATGAATGCCTCGGTATTATTACGGCACTCCACTATACTGATGGTATAGATACTCCCGAAAATAAGGCATATGATCAGGCATTCCGTAATCGCTACGGCCGGATGAACGGATACTTCAATGAAGGTCCCTATACCGGGATGATGGCTTTCGAAGCAACTCTGGAGATGGTTGGTGAAAACTACAATGATCCAATCGCTTTTGCGGAAGCATTTCGCCAAATCGAGCTGATTGCACCACGTGGCCCGATGTCTATTGATGATTACAACCATCCTGTTTACAAAGTCTACATTTCTGAGGTTAAGAGGATCGATGGGATATTACGTAATATTCCATTTGACGAAATTGAAAATGTTACACAGTGGGGACCCTATACACCTGAAGAATACATGGCTTTGCCGTTATACGAAAGAGACTAG
- a CDS encoding ABC transporter ATP-binding protein: MVNEKKGLEPIVVIENVTKRFGGLVAVDDVSLKVYPGERHSIIGSNGAGKTTLFNMISGELSVTSGKIYIKGIDVTDMKTYKRVPLGLARTFQITNLFPTLSVLENVILGLQGIKPSKFVMWKPLSSYREYYEEAENLLNQFDLWRLKDTLVKNLSYGDQRLMEVILGLASKPEILALDEPSSGLSSAETDRLIDVLNGLEKELTIILIEHDMKVAYDVTENMTVLADGVVVAEGTVEEVRNNERVKEIYLGKVATQQ; this comes from the coding sequence GTGGTTAACGAGAAGAAAGGTTTGGAACCAATTGTAGTTATTGAAAATGTTACAAAGAGATTCGGGGGGCTTGTTGCTGTCGATGACGTGAGCCTTAAAGTTTATCCCGGCGAGAGACACTCAATAATAGGTTCTAATGGTGCCGGAAAGACCACCCTGTTTAACATGATCAGCGGAGAGCTTAGTGTGACCAGTGGAAAAATATATATTAAAGGTATTGACGTAACTGACATGAAAACTTATAAAAGAGTTCCCCTGGGATTGGCCCGGACATTCCAGATTACCAACCTGTTTCCTACTTTAAGTGTTTTGGAGAACGTTATTTTGGGTCTTCAGGGTATTAAGCCTTCCAAGTTCGTCATGTGGAAACCTTTAAGCAGTTACCGGGAGTACTATGAAGAAGCCGAGAATTTATTAAACCAGTTTGACCTGTGGAGGCTGAAAGATACCCTGGTTAAAAATCTCTCCTACGGCGATCAGCGCCTGATGGAAGTAATTCTCGGTTTGGCCAGTAAGCCTGAAATATTAGCGCTGGATGAACCCAGTTCAGGTCTTTCCAGTGCCGAAACCGACCGCTTGATCGATGTATTGAATGGTTTAGAGAAAGAACTGACTATCATTCTGATCGAGCATGACATGAAGGTTGCTTATGATGTAACCGAGAATATGACAGTGCTTGCTGATGGTGTTGTTGTTGCCGAAGGAACCGTTGAAGAGGTTCGGAATAACGAGCGGGTTAAAGAAATTTATCTTGGAAAGGTTGCGACACAACAATGA
- a CDS encoding ABC transporter ATP-binding protein gives MILNVEGVHTYYGDSHILHGVDIGVEENQVIALLGRNGVGKTTLVRTIMGIVQPKEGRIEFNGEDITRKPSDMIARRGLGYVPQGRFVFPSLTVMEHLQVVARNSENGAGWTIEKALDFFPRLKERLKNRGDELSGGEQQMLVIARALVTNPKMLIMDEPTEGLAPVIVEEVGKLIHDIKNQGYPIFLVEQNISFATEVADVTYIMSKGTIVYKGLPQELLADKACMDEHLCV, from the coding sequence ATGATTCTTAATGTTGAAGGAGTTCACACCTATTATGGTGACAGCCACATTTTACATGGGGTTGATATCGGTGTTGAAGAGAACCAGGTTATCGCCCTTTTAGGCCGGAACGGTGTTGGCAAAACTACCTTGGTAAGGACTATTATGGGTATAGTTCAACCGAAAGAGGGCAGGATTGAATTTAATGGAGAAGATATTACCCGTAAGCCTTCAGATATGATAGCCCGTAGAGGTCTCGGATATGTTCCCCAGGGAAGATTTGTCTTCCCCTCGCTTACCGTTATGGAGCACCTGCAGGTTGTAGCCCGCAATTCAGAAAATGGAGCCGGTTGGACAATTGAAAAAGCACTGGACTTTTTCCCGCGTCTAAAAGAGCGCCTGAAAAACAGGGGAGATGAACTGTCCGGTGGAGAACAGCAGATGCTGGTTATAGCCAGAGCCCTGGTTACAAATCCAAAGATGCTGATCATGGACGAACCTACGGAAGGGTTGGCCCCTGTTATTGTTGAAGAAGTGGGCAAGCTGATTCATGATATCAAGAATCAGGGTTATCCGATATTTCTGGTAGAACAAAATATATCTTTTGCTACCGAAGTTGCTGATGTGACCTATATTATGTCGAAAGGTACTATAGTCTACAAGGGATTGCCGCAGGAACTGCTTGCCGACAAAGCCTGTATGGATGAACATCTCTGCGTCTAG
- a CDS encoding MBL fold metallo-hydrolase: MRLTDNIYFSRLDFDINMPDGSKNSRMTYAVLLKYRDICLVDSGVMPTINDLLKMFKEAEVEAGDINYLINTHCHFDHSGGNALLKELNPHLQLMSHPAGQEFIESPEAQNSVRPVPSYRDLVKDGVKVDRLLAEGDLIDIGTPLEIIYTPGHSRDSISVYLPKEKLVIVGDAIPLSGDLPIYEDLNALKESLNKIGKLDYRYMLTAFQGLYDRNEDPDGKNNPIDQALGYLDVIDKHVKSITDDDPSLSVNEITGKLVSELNLPPKFPPFVYTSVAEHVKNLK; the protein is encoded by the coding sequence ATGCGATTAACAGATAATATATATTTTTCTCGTCTTGATTTTGATATTAACATGCCTGATGGTTCTAAAAATTCCAGGATGACTTATGCGGTATTGTTAAAATACCGGGATATTTGCCTGGTTGACAGTGGTGTAATGCCTACCATAAATGATCTTTTAAAAATGTTTAAAGAGGCAGAGGTGGAAGCCGGAGATATTAATTATTTAATCAACACCCACTGCCACTTTGATCATTCGGGGGGGAATGCTCTTCTTAAAGAGCTTAATCCTCATTTGCAGTTAATGTCTCACCCTGCAGGGCAGGAATTTATAGAGTCCCCTGAAGCTCAAAATTCTGTAAGGCCGGTTCCATCATACAGGGACCTTGTTAAAGACGGCGTAAAGGTAGACAGGCTGCTTGCAGAAGGCGATCTGATTGACATAGGAACGCCACTTGAAATAATCTATACCCCCGGCCATTCCAGGGATTCAATAAGCGTCTACCTGCCAAAGGAAAAACTGGTAATTGTCGGAGATGCCATTCCTCTTAGCGGAGATCTTCCTATCTATGAAGATCTCAATGCACTGAAAGAATCCCTTAATAAAATTGGCAAACTCGACTATCGATACATGCTGACAGCTTTTCAGGGTTTATATGATAGAAATGAAGATCCGGATGGAAAAAATAATCCCATAGATCAAGCCCTGGGATATCTGGATGTCATTGATAAACATGTTAAGTCTATAACGGATGATGATCCATCCCTTAGTGTTAATGAAATTACCGGCAAATTAGTATCTGAATTGAACCTTCCACCGAAATTCCCTCCATTTGTATACACGAGTGTTGCAGAGCATGTAAAAAATTTAAAATAA
- a CDS encoding carbon-nitrogen hydrolase family protein yields the protein MGDTYPTLKVAAVQAVPVFLDREATTEKACKLIREAGEGGAKFIVFPEGFIPSHPVWYHFHPGTSSTGIKLSVELFKNSVEIPGPQITDLCQAAKDAEAYVVMGLCEKLPNTIGTMYNTQVFIGPDGSYLGKHQKLAPTVGERLVHKGGFGDTFGTIETEYGPVSGLLCSENSNPLMIMALCAEGTRIHAAAWPNHWSKLQKSMKEFVSIATLNFAQATKAFVISSCATVDERMIKMMELTPEEENILREPEYAGGSMIAAPNGKLIAGPMGNEEGILYADIDLELSVRHKLEHDFAGHYNRSDVFQLFINRNAPQLYIQQGKKFPDPENLFEKIQDSSDIDELALNYFQDEESDGC from the coding sequence ATGGGAGATACCTATCCTACCTTAAAAGTTGCGGCTGTCCAGGCTGTGCCGGTATTTCTTGATCGGGAAGCAACTACGGAAAAAGCATGTAAATTAATCCGGGAAGCCGGAGAGGGAGGAGCAAAATTTATAGTATTTCCGGAAGGTTTTATTCCTTCTCACCCGGTATGGTATCATTTTCACCCGGGCACAAGTTCTACAGGAATCAAGCTGAGTGTTGAACTCTTCAAGAATTCTGTCGAAATCCCCGGCCCACAGATTACCGATCTCTGCCAGGCGGCCAAAGATGCTGAAGCCTATGTTGTAATGGGACTTTGTGAAAAATTACCTAATACTATTGGAACAATGTATAACACGCAGGTTTTTATCGGTCCTGACGGAAGTTACCTGGGCAAACATCAGAAGCTTGCGCCTACGGTTGGAGAGAGGTTGGTCCATAAAGGCGGGTTTGGTGACACTTTCGGTACTATTGAAACCGAGTATGGTCCTGTCAGCGGCCTGCTCTGCAGTGAAAACTCCAATCCTTTGATGATCATGGCTTTATGCGCCGAAGGTACCAGAATCCATGCTGCGGCATGGCCAAATCATTGGAGCAAACTCCAGAAGTCAATGAAAGAATTTGTATCAATAGCTACATTGAATTTTGCTCAGGCTACAAAAGCATTTGTGATCAGTTCATGCGCTACAGTAGATGAACGAATGATCAAAATGATGGAATTAACCCCTGAAGAAGAAAATATACTTAGAGAACCTGAATATGCCGGAGGGTCGATGATTGCGGCTCCCAATGGCAAATTGATAGCCGGACCCATGGGAAATGAAGAAGGTATCCTTTATGCAGATATTGATCTTGAACTATCTGTAAGACATAAGCTGGAGCATGATTTTGCCGGTCACTATAATCGTTCTGATGTATTTCAGCTGTTTATTAACAGAAATGCTCCACAACTATATATCCAGCAGGGAAAAAAATTTCCCGATCCGGAAAATCTTTTTGAAAAGATTCAGGATTCATCAGATATTGATGAGTTGGCTTTGAATTATTTTCAGGATGAAGAATCAGATGGATGTTAA
- a CDS encoding DUF362 domain-containing protein, producing MKKVLIVDSNYENCIEAVREVFAQFPSNLRGKKVAVKVNAIKAGDPDKDAFTTNYNFVKAVISHLETLGPSSIVVGDSVGTESYGNSDDVFTRARLKEAAGPYYKNFNQNLELVELGRPLKRKVAVLKDILDADFYISLPKLKTHGLTLLSGGMKNNFGLLTGAQKSWYHYYSKTPEAFASIVTEMFRLRPPDLVVMDAVLAMEGYGPASPETRWVKKVIASDDAVALDTVAAKIVGFTVEEVPTLSQARDLSLGETFLENIEIIGEAPTIQEYHRPTPPELSYSYKAGVGSGRTSIEFYRVRVAMRPVFDPEKCQAGCTICVDNCLFKALSRDEGLPEINPALCMLCSGCKEICPYDAVQLLPDDTIVKELEIKEKDWM from the coding sequence ATGAAAAAGGTTCTTATTGTTGACAGTAATTATGAAAACTGCATTGAAGCTGTAAGGGAAGTATTTGCCCAATTCCCTTCGAATCTGCGTGGGAAAAAGGTTGCCGTTAAGGTAAACGCGATCAAAGCAGGCGACCCGGACAAAGATGCCTTTACAACCAACTATAATTTTGTTAAAGCAGTAATCAGTCACCTGGAAACTCTCGGGCCATCGTCAATTGTTGTCGGTGATTCTGTGGGAACCGAGTCGTACGGTAATTCTGATGATGTTTTCACCAGGGCCAGGCTGAAAGAAGCTGCCGGTCCCTATTATAAAAACTTTAATCAGAATCTTGAACTGGTAGAATTGGGAAGACCTCTCAAACGAAAAGTGGCGGTATTGAAGGATATCCTTGATGCCGATTTTTATATTTCGCTCCCAAAATTGAAAACCCATGGATTAACCCTGCTGAGCGGGGGAATGAAAAATAATTTTGGACTGCTCACGGGAGCTCAAAAATCCTGGTACCATTATTACTCAAAAACACCGGAAGCTTTTGCCTCGATCGTAACTGAAATGTTCCGTTTGCGACCCCCTGATCTGGTTGTCATGGATGCCGTTTTGGCTATGGAAGGTTACGGCCCGGCTTCTCCTGAAACTAGGTGGGTAAAAAAAGTAATTGCCTCAGATGATGCAGTAGCGCTCGATACAGTTGCTGCTAAAATTGTTGGATTTACCGTAGAAGAAGTGCCCACTTTATCCCAGGCCAGGGATTTAAGTTTGGGGGAAACTTTCCTGGAGAACATTGAGATTATTGGTGAGGCCCCTACTATACAGGAATACCATCGTCCCACACCGCCTGAATTGTCTTACAGCTATAAAGCCGGGGTAGGCTCGGGCAGGACTTCAATCGAATTCTACCGGGTCCGGGTTGCCATGCGGCCGGTTTTTGATCCTGAAAAATGTCAGGCAGGTTGTACAATATGTGTCGATAACTGTCTATTTAAAGCTCTAAGCAGGGATGAGGGATTACCTGAGATTAATCCTGCTTTGTGTATGTTATGCAGTGGTTGCAAGGAAATTTGCCCTTATGATGCGGTACAGCTTCTACCGGATGATACGATAGTTAAAGAGCTGGAAATTAAAGAAAAAGACTGGATGTAA
- a CDS encoding Xaa-Pro peptidase family protein translates to MQYGQFAVDYEHRPYNPERMRIERVERAQQALKKHGLGALILYDYDYHRYLGYYSYHQYARRRLGTYVLLVQGQGFPYVNVDKYEHGWESLRMPWFEGKMVLKSSKPYQLCNGLPDTPEFMEKSFEENAAEIKALLKKHDLLDMPVGIDVASAHLLDVLRRNGLNVVDGNNCMVDAIRVKTEDEIHCLRMAGAITEAAHWEVAQALRPGMTELEIAGIAANGCFKHGAEELEGPSFVVCSGERSGYGLPNMPTDRRVRPGDFVVLDINGVSFNGYRTCFYRTYLVGDKPTEFQKEVYDIAYEGLMAMSSCMKPGITTADVQKEWLKKGDAPGLWGREPKWPEPGRYFFGSGGHPIGLRSGDPGATIAGSGWIFGDFPGGKIEKNMTFANEVAVFTWLGDRWAKDGVKLEHCGVVTDDGFEIFYRFPMKDLIVCGLPGLY, encoded by the coding sequence ATGCAATACGGTCAGTTTGCTGTTGATTATGAGCATCGCCCTTATAATCCTGAAAGAATGCGTATTGAAAGAGTAGAGCGGGCTCAGCAGGCTTTAAAAAAACATGGTCTCGGGGCGTTAATCCTTTATGACTATGATTATCACCGTTATTTAGGTTACTATTCTTACCATCAATATGCGAGGCGCAGGTTAGGTACTTACGTATTATTGGTTCAGGGACAGGGATTTCCATATGTCAACGTTGATAAATATGAACACGGTTGGGAAAGCTTAAGGATGCCCTGGTTTGAAGGTAAAATGGTTTTAAAATCATCAAAACCTTACCAGCTTTGCAACGGGTTACCCGACACCCCCGAATTCATGGAAAAATCCTTTGAAGAGAACGCTGCAGAAATAAAAGCACTGCTTAAAAAGCATGATTTGCTTGATATGCCGGTCGGTATCGATGTTGCGAGCGCACACCTACTCGATGTTTTGAGAAGAAACGGCTTAAATGTTGTAGATGGAAATAACTGTATGGTTGATGCCATCAGGGTAAAAACTGAGGATGAAATTCACTGTCTGCGCATGGCGGGTGCGATTACCGAAGCTGCTCACTGGGAAGTAGCCCAGGCGTTGCGTCCGGGAATGACTGAGCTGGAGATAGCCGGTATTGCGGCCAATGGATGTTTCAAGCATGGAGCAGAAGAACTTGAAGGCCCCAGCTTTGTCGTTTGTTCCGGTGAACGTTCCGGATACGGATTGCCGAACATGCCTACTGACAGAAGAGTAAGGCCTGGTGATTTTGTGGTTCTTGACATAAATGGTGTCAGCTTTAACGGCTACCGGACCTGTTTTTACCGTACATACCTGGTTGGTGACAAACCGACTGAATTCCAGAAAGAAGTTTATGATATCGCCTACGAAGGCTTGATGGCCATGTCGTCCTGCATGAAGCCGGGTATCACAACAGCCGATGTTCAGAAAGAATGGCTTAAAAAAGGCGATGCACCGGGACTCTGGGGTAGAGAACCAAAATGGCCGGAACCGGGACGTTATTTCTTTGGTTCAGGCGGACATCCCATAGGGCTGCGTTCAGGTGATCCGGGCGCAACCATAGCAGGTTCAGGCTGGATTTTCGGGGACTTCCCGGGTGGCAAAATTGAGAAGAACATGACATTTGCCAACGAAGTTGCAGTATTTACCTGGCTGGGAGACAGATGGGCAAAAGACGGTGTTAAACTGGAACACTGCGGTGTTGTAACCGATGACGGCTTTGAAATCTTCTACCGCTTCCCGATGAAAGACCTGATCGTTTGCGGATTGCCGGGCCTATACTAA
- a CDS encoding DUF362 domain-containing protein — translation MPSSNNPRVVITHRESIPGTPGSYTNEELAVVYEMVRESVDILGGIDSIIKPGDKVVVKINAGVPTPADKGYDTDPRVLEAVIKLIKEETKAESVKVIERSASYGDTSKSLEVSGLKAAAERAGVDEIINLQHVERVSVQVPKPEVLFEPVMLPRCLLEADRIIYIPKMKVHKLTQVSLSMKLSQGLLAWSDIHRNHRTDIDQKMADLLQLIKPDLIIMDALWPTQGQGPVSPFPDDLIKDFNVIIAGTDSVAVDTVASTIMGFEPLHEIPMIRTASMLGLGEGSLEKIEVLGTPIEKVKRNFRRGNIDLAGIHPKVKAYYGSACKGCIHLTRTSLDSWLAIPENLKQLEQLEQLTFIIGPRTTVPDNIPHNPPHSYTFVIGDCACEHKNKGIFLPGCTSWSIAQMDFIGKTEEELVDWYLKRYPGVEKDENQCPLIP, via the coding sequence ATGCCTTCATCGAATAACCCCCGGGTAGTGATTACCCATCGAGAATCTATCCCCGGTACACCTGGCAGCTATACAAATGAAGAACTTGCTGTTGTCTATGAAATGGTCAGAGAATCGGTAGATATACTTGGTGGCATAGATTCTATAATAAAGCCGGGCGATAAAGTTGTAGTTAAGATCAATGCCGGTGTTCCTACTCCTGCAGACAAGGGATATGATACAGATCCACGAGTTCTTGAGGCTGTTATCAAGTTGATCAAAGAGGAAACAAAGGCGGAATCTGTTAAGGTAATTGAAAGATCTGCTTCCTATGGGGACACTTCAAAATCTCTCGAGGTTTCCGGTTTAAAAGCTGCTGCTGAACGGGCAGGTGTTGATGAAATTATCAATCTGCAGCATGTTGAACGGGTTTCAGTTCAGGTACCTAAACCTGAAGTTCTTTTTGAACCGGTTATGCTTCCCCGGTGCCTACTTGAAGCCGACAGGATTATTTACATTCCCAAAATGAAAGTTCATAAGCTTACCCAGGTATCGCTGTCCATGAAGTTAAGCCAGGGTTTACTGGCCTGGAGCGATATTCACCGCAACCACCGGACCGATATTGATCAGAAAATGGCCGATCTCCTGCAGCTTATCAAGCCCGATCTTATTATCATGGATGCCCTTTGGCCTACGCAGGGTCAGGGTCCGGTATCGCCATTTCCGGACGATTTAATCAAAGATTTTAATGTAATAATTGCCGGAACTGATTCGGTTGCAGTTGATACAGTTGCCTCTACTATTATGGGGTTTGAACCCCTTCACGAGATACCTATGATCAGAACCGCATCCATGCTCGGTCTGGGTGAAGGTAGCCTTGAAAAAATTGAAGTATTGGGCACTCCAATAGAGAAGGTTAAACGTAACTTCAGGCGAGGTAATATTGACCTGGCCGGGATTCATCCCAAGGTTAAAGCTTATTACGGAAGCGCCTGTAAGGGTTGCATACATTTGACCAGGACTAGTCTTGACTCATGGTTGGCCATTCCTGAAAACCTCAAGCAGCTAGAGCAGCTTGAACAGCTCACATTTATCATAGGGCCGCGGACTACAGTCCCCGATAACATTCCACACAATCCTCCTCATTCATACACATTTGTTATTGGCGACTGTGCCTGTGAGCACAAGAATAAAGGCATATTTTTACCGGGTTGTACTTCCTGGAGTATCGCTCAGATGGACTTTATCGGAAAGACTGAAGAAGAACTGGTCGATTGGTATCTGAAACGTTACCCCGGGGTTGAGAAAGATGAGAATCAATGCCCGTTAATACCCTAG